TGTTGAAGAAAGCGGTTATAAAGCTGCATATAAATTATTTAAAAAAGCAAAACCGACTGCAATTTTTGCATCAAACGATCAAATGGCTATAGGAGCTATGCAGGCTTTAGAAGAGATGGGATATAAAGTGCCTGAAGATGTTTCTATAATCGGATTTGATGATATTACAATATCTCGTTATTTAAAACCTGCTTTGACGACCATGAGTGCATCTTTATTGCAAATGGCGGAATTGGCGGTAGAAAATTTGATTAAGTCTATTGAAGAAGAAATAGCTATTACAGCTAAATTTGTTGTTCCTGTAAAACTTGTAGAAAGAGAATCCTGTAAAAGAATTGAAATGCAAAGAGAAAAAATAAATGATAAATATGCACTAACTATGAAATAAAGGCGTTACGCCTTTATTTATGAATATTTGTAAACACGTGTTAAGTAACAATAAGAAAAATGACTATATCAATTCGGCGAATGAAAAAGGGATTTATGATGCAATAAATTACTTAATTCAAAATGGGCATAAAAAAATAGGATTTATTGGTAATAACGAATGGTCATATAGTTTTAAAAAACGTTATCAAGCGTATATTATGTATATGGAAGAATTTAAGATACAAATCGACGACAAATTTGTGTGGCTTGATATAAATTTAAAAGGGCCAAATTTTTTAGAAGACATGGATTATTTTAAAAAGAAAATAAATGTAAATGATACTGATTTTCCAACCGCTTGGATATGTGCCAATGATAAAATTGCATTGGCATTTATGAGGTCTTTGTCTGAATTAAATATAAAAGTTCCTGAAGACGTTTCTGTGATTGGCTTTGATAATATTGAGATGGGAGCGATTTCTTATCCTCCTTTAACTACTATAAATGTTCCTAAACAACAATTAGGCGTAAAAGCTATTCAACAACTTGTATATCGAATAAATAATCCAGAGAAAATATATGAGGATATTAGGTTAAACACGAATCTAATTGTTCGTGGTTCGGTAAAAAAAATTACGTAAAAAATTTTTAAAGTGAATAATAACGTGTTCATTAAAAACTTTATTTCTTTTGAAAATATTAGAATATAGTTTTTGTAGTGTTAAATAGTGATATGCGTGATATTAGAATGTAGAATATTAAAGAATCCATCAAATAATAAACACGTTTTTATAAATTTAATACAAAACCAATTTTACGATAGCCTAAAACAAGAGGCTGAGAGGCCTTTTGTTTTAAAAAATTCAATGAAAGGGGGAATATGAGGAGTAAAATAAAATTTTTTAAAATAAAAGGAAACAACAAACCAAAAAGGGGGATTTTTAGGATGAGAAGGCTGTTAAGTCTATTATTAGTGTTAATGCTAATAATGGGCGCATTAGCAGGCTGTGGACAAAAGAGTCAAGAAACAAGCGATAAATCGAACCAGCAAAATGCAAATACACAGCAAGTTGCACAGGAGACAACATATCAAAGAAACGAAACAGTATACTTTGGAGGTGGATTATGGAGCCCGCCCAGCAACTGGAATCCGCTAACACCATGGAATGCTGTAACAGGTACAGTTGGATTAATTTATGAAACACTATTCAACTATGACCCGCTTAAAAACGAATTCATACCATGGTTAGCAGAGAAAGGTGAATGGACCTCTGATAATACTTATCAAATCACTTTAAGAGACGGGCTCACATGGCAAGATGGAAAACCTTTAACATCAGAGGACGTAAAATTCACCTTTGAAATAGCAAAACAATATTCTGAGATTTATTATAGCCCAATGTGGCAATGGTTGCAATCTATAGAGACACCGGACAACAAAACAGTAATATTTAAGTTCTCAACTGTAAACTATCATGAATGGGCATATAACTTATATCAAATACCTATTATTCCAAAGCATATATGGGCAGATAAGTCAAAAGATGATATGTTAAATGGTGCAAATGAAAAGGCTATAGGTTCAGGACCCTATTTATTTGACACTTATAGCAATGATCGTATGGTTTACAAGAGGAATGACAACTGGTGGGGCATAAAAGCAATGAATATGACCCCAGCACCAAAGAGAATAGTTTATTTAATTGTGCCTAGTAACAACGTTGCATTGGGAATGCTAATGAAAGGTGAATTAGATTTAAGTAACTTTTTCCTTCCAGGTATAAAGACTTTGAAAGCTAACTACGGTATAACGACTTTTTATGATAATCCGCCATATATGATTCCAGATAATACTGTGTTTATGTTTATCAATACCACTAAATCTCCATTAAACAATGTTGAATTAAGGAAAGCAATGGCATATGCGATCAATCCTAAGGTAATAGCAGAAAAAGTATATGAAAATCAAGTAGAACCAGCAAATCCATTAGGATTTGTGCCGGCTAAGGCTTGGGAAGAATATTATGATAAAAATGTAGTTAATAAATATGGCTATACCTATGATCCAGAAAAAGCGAAATCAATTTTGGATGCAGCAGGATTTAAATTAGGAAGTGATGGAGTAAGGACAGCACCCGATGGAAAAAGATTTAAGTTAGAGATTAGTGTGCCATATGGTTGGACAGATTGGATGGAAGCAGCTAAAATTGTTGCAGATCAATTAAAGGTAGTAGGAATCGATGCAGAAGCTAAATTTCCAGATTATAGTAAATATTATGAGGATTTAACGAAAGGAACATTTGATTTATCATTTAATAACTTTGGCAGCCAAGTCACGTCAACTCCATGGACTTTGTATAATTGGCTATTTAACAAAGTTCAAGAAAACGGTCCTCAGAATAATGGAAACTTTGGGCGCTTTGATGTGCCAGGATTACAAGACTTAATAGCAAAATTTAACCAAACAAAGCTAGGAAGTCCAGAAGCCAAGCAAGCAGCTGCACAACTTGAAGAGATTTTCTTAAAGAATATGCCAGCTATACCACTTTGGTACAATGGTCTCTGGTTCCAAGCATCAAATGCAGCATGGGAGAATTGGCCAACAGAACATGACCCATATGCTTATCCAGTTACTTGGGGTGGCAGATGGCAAACAGGTGGGACAATGATGTTGATGAAGATAAAACCGAAAGCTTCGCAATAATAAATGGGGGTATATAAATGTTACGGTATTTAATAAAGAAGTTGTACATTTACATTTTGACTTTCTTTTTTGCAGTAACTATTGACTGGCTAATCCCCAGGTTTATGCCTGGGGACCCCATTCTTGTATTAGTTTCAAGATTTTCGGGGCTACCAGAGTCAGCAAAAGTAATGTATGGGTATCTAATCAAAGCTTTTGGCTTAGATCTACCTTTATGGAAACAATACCTTAACTTTTGGATAGCATTGTTTAAAGGTGATTTAGGAATTAGCATTTATATGTATCCTAAACCGGTTCTAGATGTTATAGCACAAGCTATACCTTACACATTAGTAGTGTTATTGCCATCAATTTTACTAAGTTGGATAGTAGGGAACTATATAGGAGCAGTAGCAGCGAGACATAGAAGCTTAGATTCCAGAATGTTACCAATTTTTTATATAATTACATCTATACCATACATGTGGTTAGGAATACTATTAGCATGGGCATTAGGAGTTGTTTTTGGGATTTTCCCTATTGCAGGAGCTTATAGTTTTAGTATGAGACCGAATTGGTCATGGCAATTTGTAGTGGACTTTTTAAGACATTGGATATTGCCTTTTTTGTCTCTCTTTATAGTGCAAATTGGTGGTTGGGCGATAGGTATGAGGAATTTGATAATATATGAACTTGAAGCCAATTATTCAAGATATTTAGAAGCGTTAGGAGCATCAGAAGGGCTTATTAGGCGATATGCCTTTAAAAATGCTATACTTCCACAGATTACAGGTTTAGCCTTACAATTAGGTACAATCGTAGCAGGGTCCATAGCAACAGAAGTAGTATTTTCTTATCCAGGAATGGGATATATGTTATTGCAAGGTATATTAAATCAGGATTATTTTTTGGTACAAGGAGTCTTCTTGTTTATAATCATAGGGGTATTACTTGCGAATTTCTTAGTTGATATACTATACATGATTGTTGATCCAAGAATTAGACTAGGACTTGGAGGAGAAAATGTATGAAAGAGTTTATATATTTTGCGTTTAAAAACACGAAATTTAAGATAGGCTTGACAATATTACTATTTTTTCTGATATTGGCTATAATTGGACCTTATATTTCTCACTATAAAGATCCATTGGAGTATGTCAGTATGAGCAATCTTCCTCCAAGCAGAGAAAACTGGTTAGGGACAACAACCTTTGGGCAAGATGTCTTTACCCAGTTTGTATACGGACTCAGGTCGACATTTTTTATTGGGTTATTTGGAGGAGGACTTGCCACAATAATAGGGCTTTTAATTGGTTTTATAGCAGGATACAAAGGCGGATTATTAGACGACCTTTTAATGATGTTGACGAACATATTAATAGTAATACCTACCTTAGCTTTACTCATAATCATAGCAGCCTATTTACCCTATAGAGGAATAGGGATACAAAGCGTGATAATAGGTTTGACAGCATGGCCATGGACAGCAAGGGCTGTACGTGCCCAAACACTTTCTTTAAGGTCAAGAGAGTTTGTGAATTTAGCTAAAATAACAGCATTGAGACCATTAAAAATAGTTTTAGAAGAAATAGCGCCAAACATGATGTCTTATGTAGTAATGGTATTCATATTGCAGTTTGCAGGAGCAATATTAGCAGCAGTAGGATTGGATTTTATAGGATTGGGACCAACAAGGGGAATTTCATTAGGCTTAATGATGCAGTACTCAGTATTATGGAACGCAATCCAACTAGGAATGTGGTGGTGGTTTGTTCCTCCAGGGTTGGCAATCACAATGATAGTCAGTTCCTTATATTTTCTCAATATAGGTCTTGACGAAATATTTAATCCAAGGCTGAGGGAGGAGTGACCGAATTGATACAAATAGAAGGATTACGAATTTATTACAAAACATTGCATGGTGACGCCAAAGCATTAGATGATGTAACTTTTACAATAAATGACAAAGAAATATTAGGTATAGCAGGGGAATCAGGCTGTGGTAAGTCAACCCTGGGTAATTCATTGATACTTTTAAAGCCGCCAATGAAATATGTATCAGGAGAGGTAAAGATTAACGGAGAAAAATTGCCAATAGACAATAATACTGAAATGAGGAGGTATCGTTATAAGAAAATTTCTCTTATTCCTCAATATGCTATGGATGCTTTAAATCCCACCCGCAAAATAGGGAGGATAATAAGGGACTTAGTAGGGCAACACAAAATAAAATATGAGGGAATAGAAAAAAGGCTACATGAACGTTTAAATATGGTAAAACTTTCAAAAGATGTTCTTAATATGTATCCTTTTGAACTCTCAGGTGGGATGAAGCAGAGGCTAGTATTGGTAATATCGACTTTATTAAATCCCGACCTCTTAATAGCAGACGAAGTCACATCAGCCCTTGATGTATCTTCTCAGAAAGCAGTTTCGCTGATGTTTAAGGAGTTTAGAGATAGGGAGATAGTAAACTCAATAATATTTATTACCCATGATATAGCAGTTTTATACCAAATAGCGGATAGGATAGTTATAATGTATGCAGGGAAAGTAGCGGAAATTGGTCCGACAGAAGAAATAATAGCGAATCCTTTGCATCCCTATACAAAAGCTCTGATTAAATCATTGCCTAATGCAGGAATACGTCATACAAAAGAAAAATTAGAGGGTATCCCTGGTCATCCTCCCAATCTCATAAATCCTCCAGCAGGATGTAGATTTAGAGATAGATGTCCATTTGCAGATGAAAACTGTTTAGAAGAGCCACCACTTAAAGAAATCAATAAAGGCCGCCTTGTGGCTTGTTGGAAGGTGAAGGATTTATGATCAAAGCAAAGAATCTTACAAAGGTTTTTAATTCAGGGTTTTTGTTTAGTAAAAACACAATAACAGCAGTAGATGAAGTAAATTTTGAAATAGGCAAAGGAGAGATTTTAGCTTTAGTAGGTGAAAGTGGCAGTGGAAAGTCTACAATAGGTAAAATGATGTTAAAATTGCTAAAACCAAGTGGTGGCCAAATTTTACTTGAGGACAAGGATATCTTTAGCATATCAAATAACAAAGAGTTTTACTCAAAAGTTCAAGGAATTTTTCAAGACCCATATTCCTCTTTTAATCCTATATTTAAAGTAAATAGAATATTTAAATTAGTAAGACAATCCTTTAAAAAAGAAGTGCCTGCATCAGAATGGAATGATAGAGTAGAAAATGTATTAAAGAAAGTGGGACTGAATGCTGGAGATGTGTTAAACAAGTATATACACCAATTGAGTGGAGGACAGCTTCAAAGATTATTAATAGCAAGGGCGCTACTGATGGATGTAGAGGTATTAGTAGCAGATGAAATTACTAGTATGTTAGATGCTTCAACTCGTGTAGATGTTTTAGAAGCATTGCTTAGCTTAAAAGAAATAGGAGCTGCTATAATGTTTATTACCCATGACCTTTCGCAGGCGTATTATATAAGCGATAAGATAGTGGTTTTGTATAGAGGGTCAGTTGTAGAGATGGGCTCAATAGAAAAAGTCTTTTCTAATCCGAGACATCCTTATACACAGATGCTATTAGACTCAATACCACAATTAGACAGAAAATGGGAAACTGACAGAATTGATATTGAAGATTCGGACAAAAAGCAGGCTATATGGAAAGAGGGACTATGTAAGTATATAGATAGATGCCCTATAGCAGATACAAGTTGCTTTAAACCTACACTTAAATTAGTAGAGGAAGACCATTATGTTGCTTGTGTAAAACTTTGATTAAAAATAGAAATTAAATTACAGTAAAAATGGTAAGGCAAGAAAATTTAAAAAAGGTGATTTAATTATGGAAAAGCGAATTTCTTTAAATGGAACATGGCATTTTAGAGAGGCAAATGCTAGTGAATGGTATGAAGGAGAAGTTCCAGGATGTGTTCAGCTAGATTTAATAAGACTAGGGAAAATAGAAGATCCTTATTATCGCATGAATGAAATAAAGTTTCATAAATTAGAAGAAAAAGAATGGGTTTATAGGAAAGAATTTGACTTTGATGTAAAAAACAAGGATGAATTTGACGCAATAAAGTTAATTTTTGAGGGAATAGATACTTTTGCTGATATTTATTTAAATGACATACACTTAGGAAGAACACAAAATATGTTTATACCACATGAATTCAACGTTAAGGATGCTATAAGATATGGGGAAAATATATTAGAGGTACATTTTGATTCACCTATAAAGACGATAAAAGCTGTGGAACAAACAAGTTCTGTAAAACTTGAATGGTCAGGAGAAAGTGGCAGGCCTTATGTGAGAAAAGCACAATATTCATTCGGATGGGATTGGGGTCCAAGGATAGTCCAGGTAGGCCTTTGGAGAGGCGTGTATTTGTCTTTAGTAAAATATGCAGAGATAAAAAATCCATATTTCCATACAGAAAAAATTGAGCAAAACAAAGCTTACGTGGCAATAAATGCAGAAGTTGAAAGTTATACGCAAAAAGATCTTGAAGCTAAAATAGAAATAATGCATAAAGACATTTCATATGGGAAGAAGCGAGTAAAAATTCAGAAGGGCAAGATAAAAGCCTCAATGATTATAGACAATCCTAAATTGTGGTACCCAAATGGATTTGGAGAACAGCCTCTTTATGAAGTGAAAATAACACTTTTAGCGGATGAAGAAATAATAGATGAAAAAAGTTTTAAAAGCGGAATAAGGACAGTTAGATTAATAAGAGAAAAAGATGAAGAAGGAGAAAGTTTTATTTTTGAAATAAACGGTGTAAAAGTTTTTGCAAAAGGAGCCAATTGGATACCAGCTGACAACTTATTACCTAGATTGACCAAAGAAGATTATTACGAATATATAAGACTTGCAAAAGAAGCGAATATGAACATGCTACGAGTATGGGGAGGAGGGATATATGAAGATCCAGCATTTTATAATGCCTGTGATGAGATGGGCATAATGGTATGGCAGGATTTTATGTATGCCTGTGCCCAATACCCTGACCAACTTGAATGGTTTCAAAAATTAGCAAAAGAAGAATCCGAGAAAGTCATATTAAGTCTTAGAAATCATCCTTCAATTGTATTGTGGTGTGGGAATAATGAAAACAATTGGGGATTTCACTCCTGGTGGGATAATGGAGATCCAAAATATTTGGGCAATTACATTTATAAGGAAATATTACCTAAAGTGTGTGCAAAATTAGATCCGTCAAGGCCTTATTGGGTATCAAGTCCTTATGGAGGAGAAGATCCAAATAGAGAAACTGAAGGCGATAGGCATCAATGGAATGTGTGGAGTGGATGGGTAGACTATGAAGAGTACACAAAAGATAAGGGCAGATTTCTTAGTGAATTTGGATTCCAATCAATGCCAGATTGGAAAACAGTACTTTCTTACACATCTCCTGAAGATAGGACAATACTGAGTCCAGTTATGATTTCTCACAACAAAATGGTTGAAGGAATGGAAAGATTAGTAAGGTTTATGGTAGGACACTTAGGATTTCCTAAAGACCTTAAAAGCTTTGTTTACTTAAGTCAATTTAACCAAGCAGAGGCTATAAAAACAGGTGTAGAACATTGGAGGTCAAGAAAATTTAAGACAGCAGGGACATTGTACTGGCAGTTTAATGACTGCTGGCCTGTAGCTAGCTGGTCTTGTATTGATTATTACAAGAGGAAAAAAGCATTGTATCACTATTCAAAGAAATTTTATGCAGAAATTTTACCATACATAAAAGAGGAAGATGGGGGTATCACAATCTATGGCATAAGTGATTTGGTGCATGATAAAGAAGTAGAGGTAACTATAAAAGTTTTCAAACTAAATGGTGAAAAAATTGCAGAGAAACAGTTAAAAACGAGATTAATAGCAAATGACGTTACAAAAATAGCTCACTATAAAATTGAGGAATTAAATATTGGGTACAGTGTAAAGGAAATGCCTATAGCAATACCGGGGTGTACATTGCCAGTAGAGAAAAATGGAGAACTACTAGATAGTGTTATATATGTAGAAATAATTGCTGATGGCAAGACTTATGAGAATTATAAAGTGTTTGATAAATTTAGAAATTTAAGTTTAATAGAACCCAAAATTAATTATCAAATAAAAAATGATTTAATAGTCTTAACAACAGATGTTCCAGCATTTGGAGTGTTTATAGAGCCCGAAAATGATATAGATTTATCTGACAGTTGTTTAAATATGATGCCAGGTAAACAATATGAAGTAAAATTTTCACAAAAACCCGAGAGTGTTGAAGTTTTTGACATTACTCAATTAGTAGCAAATATATAAAGTAAAAAAGTTTCAACAATTACCATTAAAGATAGGAGTGATAATATTGATAAAATTTCCAAAAGATTTTCTTTGGGGAACTGCTACATCATCATACCAAATTGAAGGAGCTGTAAATGAAGATGGGAGGACTCCTTCCATATGGGATACATTTTCAAAGACAGAAGGGAAAACCTATAATGGCCACACAGGAGATGTAGCCTGTGACCATTACCACCGCTATAAGGAAGATGTAGAAATATTAAAAGAAATAGGAGTAAAAGCTTACAGATTTTCAATTGCATGGCCAAGGATTTTCCCTGAAGAAGGGAAATACAATTCAAAAGGGATGGACTTTTACAAAAGATTAGTAGATGAGTTATTGAAGAAGGACATAATGCCAACCGCGACAATTTATCATTGGGATTTACCACAATGGGCGTATGACAAAGGAGGGGGGTGGCTAAATAGGGACAGTGTAAAATGGTATGTAGAATATGCCACGAAACTATTTGAAGAATTAGGGGATGTAATACCCTTATGGATAACCCATAACGAACCATGGTGTGCATCAATATTAAGCTATGGGATAGGAGAACATGCGCCAGGGCACAAAAACTACAGAGAAGCACTAATAGCAGCTCATCATATACTACTTTCCCATGGAGAAGCAGTAAAAGCCTTCAGAGAAATGAATATAAAAGGGAGTAAAATTGGTATAACACTAAACTTAACCCCTGCATATCCTGCCAGTGAAAAAGAAGAAGACAAATTAGCAGCCCAATATGCTGACGGATTTGCTAACAGATGGTTTTTAGATCCAATATTCAAAGGCAATTATCCAGAGGATATGATGGAATTATATAGTAAAATAATTGGAGAATTTGACTTTATAAAAGAAGGAGATTTAAAGACTATAAGTGTTCCGATAGATTTTCTTGGAGTCAATTATTATACAAGAAGTATTGTAAAATACAACGAAGATTCCATGCTAAAGGCAGAGAATGTACCGGGTCCAGGTAAGAGGACGGAGATGGGATGGGAGATAAGCCCAGAGTCTTTGTATGACCTTTTAAAAAGGCTAGATAGAGAATATACAAAACTGCCTATGTATATCACAGAGAATGGAGCAGCATTTAAAGATGAAGTGACAGAGGATGGACGAGTACACGACGATGAAAGAATAGAATACATTAAAGAGCACTTAAAAGCAGCAGCAAAATTTATAGGAGAAAGAGGTAACTTAAAAGGATATTTCGTATGGTCGCTGATGGACAATTTTGAATGGGCCCATGGATATTCAAAAAGATTTGGGATAGTTTATGTGGATTATGAGACGCAAAAGAGAATATTAAAAGACAGTGCATTGTGGTATAAAGAGGTAATACAGAAAAATTCTATTGAGTAGTAAATGATAAAAAGCAAGAAGAGGCTGTTAAAAATTTGATTGTCAAACAGCCTCTTCTTCTTTTATTTACCTCTTCTTTAATGAAACGAGTCCCATTATTAAAAGCGAGACGAGAACTATACTTCCACCGGGGGATAAGTTTAAGTAAAAGGATAGAAATATTCCTGAAAAAACTGATATAAAGGAAAAGAGTATTGCATAAAATATTGTCTGTTTAAAGCTTTTGGCGATTCTTAAACTTGCGGCAGCCGGTATTACCATTAGGGCTGAGACTAAAAGCGCACCTACAATTCTCATGGCGAGGGCAACAGTTAAAGCTACTAGTATTGTAAAGAAGAAATTGATATAGCTTACGGGTATCCCTGAAATTTTTGCGGCTTCTTCATCGAAAGTGATGTACAATAACTCTTTGTACAGCAACATAATTGACGCCACTACAACGATACCGAGAGTTGAAATCAAAAGGACGTCAGTGTTTGTTACAGACACAATACTTCCAAACAGATAATTCATTATGTTGGCTGCGCCGCCACGAGATAAGCTCAAAAGAATTATGGCAATTGCCATTCCTGCAGACATTACTATGGCTATTGATATTTCTGAATACCTGAAATATGTCTTCCTCAGTCTTTCTATTCCAAAAGAAGCTAAAAGTACTACAATTATGGAACCTAATGTAGGATTTATTCCAAGTAAAATACCTGCTGCCACTCCTGCTAAAGCAACGTGAGAAAGGGTGTCTCCTATTTGTGAAAGCCGTCTTAGGACAAGAAAGCTACCTGTTAAAGGTGCAATTATTGAAATAATGCTTCCGGCTATAAATGCTCTTCTCATAAATTCATAGGAAAAAATATCAATCATTGTTAACACTCCCATTGTGATGATGTTTTGCTATTTTTACTGGATATCCATATACTTCAGCTAATTCTCCTGCTGTAAGGTCGACGGCTTCACATTTTTCATTTATTTTACCTTCACTCATGCATATTATCCTTGATACTTTATCAGTAATTGCCCAAACGTCATGGGTTACCATTACTATAGTTATACCTTTTTCTTTATTTAATTTTTCAAGGATAGTGTATAAAGCCTTTTCAGACTTTGCATCAATTCCCGTTGTAGGCTCATCCAAAAAAAGTATTTCTGGTTTTACAACTAAAGAGCGAGCTATGAAAACCCTTTGTAGTTGTCCCCCCGATAGTCTTCCTATTAAACTGTGCTTATAATCGAGCATGTCTACAATTCTTAAAGCTTCATATACTTCTTCCCAATCTTTTTTAGAAAGTCTTTTAAATATTCCTTTCTTTGCGTATAATCCCATTGATACTACTTCTTCTACACTGGCAGGAAAAGAGGCATTAAAGGAATAAGACTTTTGGGGTACATAACTTATAAAAGACCTATTTTTTATATTTTGCAGCTTTACTCCATCGTACAAAACTTCACCAGAAGTGGGAATGAGATTTCCTACCATAATGTTGACTAAAGTGCTTTTTCCGGACCCATTAGGTCCGATGATTGCAACAAATTCTCCTTTATTTATTTTTAAAGAGATATTATTTAATATTTTTTTAGTGTCATAAGCAAAGCTGACATTCTTAAGTTCAACCAAGTTCATTTTCACCTACTCCAATCCTTTTTTTAAGTTTTCAAGGTTTTGTTTCATTAAAGAGATGTAATCTCCTTTTTTCTTTATATCTTCTTTAGTAAGCCCTTCGATTGTGCTAAGAGGCAAAACTTGTACTCCTGTCTCTTTTGCTATAGTCTGTATAGGCTTTGGAGAGGTCAAGGGCTCTGTGAAAATGTATTTTATATTTTTACTTTTTATAAGATTTATAATTTCTGTCATTCTAGCAGGGCTTACCTCTGCTTCTTCATCTGAACCTACTAATGCTTCTTGCTTTAAGCCATAGTCTCTTGCTAAATAATCAAAAGCGCGGTGGTATACAATAAAGGTTTTGTGCTTTGTTTGTGAAAGAGTCTCAGTGTACTCTTTATCAAGAGTTTCTAATGTAGTTTTTAAATTTTGATAATTTTTTTCAAAATAATCTTTATCATTAGGGAAACTTTTTTGCAAAGCTTCATTTATGTTTTTAGCCATTGTCAAGGCTTCTTTTGGTGAAAGCCATATATGAGGATTTGTTCGATTGCCTTCAACAATTGGAGTTATGCCTTTTGATACTTCATAAAATGTTACATTTGGAGCATTGGTTTTTATTTTGTCAATCCAAGAGTCCATTCCCAAACCTAAGTAAAGGATAGTTTTTGCCTTTGTCATTTCAGCCACGTCTTTTGTGGTAGGTTCCCAATCGTGGGGTTCGACTCCTGGCGGTATTATAGTTCTTACTGTTATTTTGTCACCACCAATTTTTGATGCAAGGTCATAAATTGGGTAAAAAGATGCATATACTACAGGTTTTGAAGATTCTACTGTTTTTGTGCCACAAGAGGTTATACCTAAAATTAAAGCCATGATAAGCAGTATAGCGATTAAAGTTTTTTTCATAAATATTACCTCCTATAGTTAGTTTTTGTTGCTCCTGCAATCTTTGCAAT
The sequence above is a segment of the Thermoanaerobacter ethanolicus JW 200 genome. Coding sequences within it:
- a CDS encoding substrate-binding domain-containing protein, whose product is MNICKHVLSNNKKNDYINSANEKGIYDAINYLIQNGHKKIGFIGNNEWSYSFKKRYQAYIMYMEEFKIQIDDKFVWLDINLKGPNFLEDMDYFKKKINVNDTDFPTAWICANDKIALAFMRSLSELNIKVPEDVSVIGFDNIEMGAISYPPLTTINVPKQQLGVKAIQQLVYRINNPEKIYEDIRLNTNLIVRGSVKKIT
- a CDS encoding ABC transporter substrate-binding protein, giving the protein MRRLLSLLLVLMLIMGALAGCGQKSQETSDKSNQQNANTQQVAQETTYQRNETVYFGGGLWSPPSNWNPLTPWNAVTGTVGLIYETLFNYDPLKNEFIPWLAEKGEWTSDNTYQITLRDGLTWQDGKPLTSEDVKFTFEIAKQYSEIYYSPMWQWLQSIETPDNKTVIFKFSTVNYHEWAYNLYQIPIIPKHIWADKSKDDMLNGANEKAIGSGPYLFDTYSNDRMVYKRNDNWWGIKAMNMTPAPKRIVYLIVPSNNVALGMLMKGELDLSNFFLPGIKTLKANYGITTFYDNPPYMIPDNTVFMFINTTKSPLNNVELRKAMAYAINPKVIAEKVYENQVEPANPLGFVPAKAWEEYYDKNVVNKYGYTYDPEKAKSILDAAGFKLGSDGVRTAPDGKRFKLEISVPYGWTDWMEAAKIVADQLKVVGIDAEAKFPDYSKYYEDLTKGTFDLSFNNFGSQVTSTPWTLYNWLFNKVQENGPQNNGNFGRFDVPGLQDLIAKFNQTKLGSPEAKQAAAQLEEIFLKNMPAIPLWYNGLWFQASNAAWENWPTEHDPYAYPVTWGGRWQTGGTMMLMKIKPKASQ
- a CDS encoding ABC transporter permease; protein product: MLRYLIKKLYIYILTFFFAVTIDWLIPRFMPGDPILVLVSRFSGLPESAKVMYGYLIKAFGLDLPLWKQYLNFWIALFKGDLGISIYMYPKPVLDVIAQAIPYTLVVLLPSILLSWIVGNYIGAVAARHRSLDSRMLPIFYIITSIPYMWLGILLAWALGVVFGIFPIAGAYSFSMRPNWSWQFVVDFLRHWILPFLSLFIVQIGGWAIGMRNLIIYELEANYSRYLEALGASEGLIRRYAFKNAILPQITGLALQLGTIVAGSIATEVVFSYPGMGYMLLQGILNQDYFLVQGVFLFIIIGVLLANFLVDILYMIVDPRIRLGLGGENV
- a CDS encoding ABC transporter permease; translated protein: MKEFIYFAFKNTKFKIGLTILLFFLILAIIGPYISHYKDPLEYVSMSNLPPSRENWLGTTTFGQDVFTQFVYGLRSTFFIGLFGGGLATIIGLLIGFIAGYKGGLLDDLLMMLTNILIVIPTLALLIIIAAYLPYRGIGIQSVIIGLTAWPWTARAVRAQTLSLRSREFVNLAKITALRPLKIVLEEIAPNMMSYVVMVFILQFAGAILAAVGLDFIGLGPTRGISLGLMMQYSVLWNAIQLGMWWWFVPPGLAITMIVSSLYFLNIGLDEIFNPRLREE
- a CDS encoding ABC transporter ATP-binding protein, coding for MIQIEGLRIYYKTLHGDAKALDDVTFTINDKEILGIAGESGCGKSTLGNSLILLKPPMKYVSGEVKINGEKLPIDNNTEMRRYRYKKISLIPQYAMDALNPTRKIGRIIRDLVGQHKIKYEGIEKRLHERLNMVKLSKDVLNMYPFELSGGMKQRLVLVISTLLNPDLLIADEVTSALDVSSQKAVSLMFKEFRDREIVNSIIFITHDIAVLYQIADRIVIMYAGKVAEIGPTEEIIANPLHPYTKALIKSLPNAGIRHTKEKLEGIPGHPPNLINPPAGCRFRDRCPFADENCLEEPPLKEINKGRLVACWKVKDL
- a CDS encoding ABC transporter ATP-binding protein, which encodes MIKAKNLTKVFNSGFLFSKNTITAVDEVNFEIGKGEILALVGESGSGKSTIGKMMLKLLKPSGGQILLEDKDIFSISNNKEFYSKVQGIFQDPYSSFNPIFKVNRIFKLVRQSFKKEVPASEWNDRVENVLKKVGLNAGDVLNKYIHQLSGGQLQRLLIARALLMDVEVLVADEITSMLDASTRVDVLEALLSLKEIGAAIMFITHDLSQAYYISDKIVVLYRGSVVEMGSIEKVFSNPRHPYTQMLLDSIPQLDRKWETDRIDIEDSDKKQAIWKEGLCKYIDRCPIADTSCFKPTLKLVEEDHYVACVKL